Genomic window (Acinonyx jubatus isolate Ajub_Pintada_27869175 chromosome B1, VMU_Ajub_asm_v1.0, whole genome shotgun sequence):
CGTATATGGTGTTGTGCTTGCGAGCTCAGGCTGGGAGCCAGCCTACCTGCTTTTGAATCTCAACCCTGCCGCTTACTAGATGTATGATACTAACTACGCATGTGATACTAGGCAATTAATTTCTTTATGCTTCAGTTTTCCTTATCTGCAAGATGGAAACCATAAGTATATTTATCTCAGAGGGCTGTGGAGGATTACAGAGGATTACAGATAAAATAATTGTTAGATTTTAGGAAAAGTTAGCTGCTCTTATAGTTATCATTTCGTATTTTCTACACGATAGCAGAGAAAAGCTCAGGCCTGCcctgatttgtatttcctagGATGTGTCCGCTTGGCCAGTAGTTAGACCTCCATGCCTCCATCCCTTCCAAACCAAGTGCTCACAGCTCCCGACCAAGTTCAACAACTCAATTagtccctctgtcctcctccaaacccatttatttttattttgaaaaaaaaaaatcagtgtttatttttttgtgtggccATTAATAGGCAATGACATTAATGTTCCTGGATGATTTACATGTGAATTGTTTTCTCTCTGGATTACCTCCAAGTTTTGCCCATTCAATTGATGGTCAGTTAAAATACAGAGGAATTCTTGACTGACATCTAGAATttggaagaaacagaagggaaaactgGACATAAGAATCATACACCATCCTGCACAGAACAGTGTGATAGGTAAGGAAGACCAGACCAATAAGATAATCTGAGATAGTCGTCGCATGGTTTGGTAGTTACATGACACTCTAGtgacaatttgaaaaataatttacataggTCACATGCATGATTCCCACTATAATGATATTTTGATTGCATTCTTTCCCTCATGTTAATGCAGTTTACCCCAAATCATTTGCCTGTTTGCATGTAATCCTTAAATAGGTCAGCGAGGCATCAGTGAGCCAGCATAGGTGTTTAAGGAAGAACCTTCCAGTAATCTCCCAGACATTTCTGGTTACTTCAGCTAGTGGGACTCTGTAGGGCCATCAGTGAACAGGAAAGAAACTGATACAGTATTAATAATGGCATCCAAGTTTTCATATTACTTCAGATAGAGCAGCAAAATTTATAATTAAGCAAGTTAAGGCAGACTGAACACTCATAACTAAACTGTGTATGCTTACACTCGCTTATGACTTGTATTTCCTTTTGAGGACAATCCTTAATGAAGagcaagatttttaaatgattatgatATTTACATTAGCTTGGCTCTTCaacaacatatatgtatatatctccaAAGGCAGAAGTTAAAGAGTGCTTTTCACATGAATATACCAAAGAGAGGTTATCAGCCACAGAGTTCAGTATTTGCATACAAAATAATGTCTGGATACATAGAATTCGTGTGCTCAGCAGATGAAGAACGAAAGATTGCTATTATTAAGTGGCTTCTTATTTACATTCCTGTCAAAATTATGTGAAACTCTTTCTCAAGAACCATTCTAGAGAATCCTCTTACATAAAGAAGGGTGTATGCATAGGTGGTTGCTCACACAGGTTAGCGCAAAGCTTTTTTGGTGCACTCTGATAAACTGAGTTCTGTATAAGTGGCACACTACCACCAGAAAGAGAGGACTTCAAGCAGATTTCTAGCAGAAGCCTGGGATTAAAGATGCATGTGACAACAAGCTTCAGGGAGAGGAAAAATCCACTCATAATAAAAAGGCCATCAAGCCTTCATTGTAAGAACTTCTCCAACTCTGAGAAGATTTTCTTTCTACCAAGAAAACCGCTTATACTCATGTTTAATGTCCTAATTTAATGGAAGACACTAAATTAATTTATATCCCACTTCTAGGTCTGTTTTCATTGTCCCTCCAATGCAGACTATGCACTGAACAATACAAATCCCACGTGTCATTTCTACCAGACAACCTCACCAACCCAAAAGGTGATGATGTGGTCTTATTTTAGAGCCAAAAGAGAGTTCTATACATCAGTCATTttcagataaacattaaaaataatccctTACGCTTCTTTGAAAGTGGTACCATTATTTCAAGATGGAGCACAATCACTGCAGGAAGAAGAACCCAAGACAGATGAAATGTTATACAAAACAAGAATTGGATTTTTGTCCAGGATTACAGAGGCCCATAAATTAAAAAGGCTTCTGTCAAATGTCGACTCCTGATTATATCTGTCTCCTGATCCCCCATGGACTTAAACAGACCCAAGGTTAAATCTGAACAGGCGTAGTGACCATACAACATCTAATCTGTTTGTCTACAGAGTGTCAGAAACCCAGCCTTTCATTCGTAGGACTTAATTCTGCCTAAATCCCTAATATGGCTAATAAAATGTGGCTTGCAGTAAGATAAGtgcccatatttttaaaaatccaacaacAGATCCTCTGTCAAGGACAAAAATTTGCCCCTGAACCGTCTATTTATATTGAGAGCCAAAATAAAACAGCACTTCAACCAGATTCTCATTTCCTAAATATTCCTTCAGTTCATAAGAAAAGCGTCATTCTAGATGAAAACTCCTTAGTCAATCTTGGTCTTATCCTAAGTAGACATTCCTGCTTCGAATAAGGTCAGAAAGATACCACTGGGGTACTTGCAACAACTTCTGATACCTACACATAGCACTCCCTACCTGCTGACGGTGCCTTTAAAAACCTTCTGAGCAACACTGAAAGCCTTGTCATTTACATATTTGGAAGCAAGTTTGCTTACCTTTCAGAAAAGTCCTCATAACAACTTGTCTCTCTCTACCGTCTCTGGCTTTTCTGAAGTATGAGGAAGGCCTTGGCAACAAAATAATTTATCACATCATTCAATTTACATGCATGCCACGGAAAAGGTTTACCTGTTATCTTGCAGACAAATCTAAAGTATAACCAGAGAAGCAGAAATTACCCCCCTTCATTATAAAAATGCTGTTCTAAAAAGGTATACTTAAAAAGAGAATCttgtacagaattgtcaaatcactgttgtacacctgaaactaatatgtcgTAAGTTGACTCTACTtcaatagtaattaaaaaaaaaaaaaagacaacaaccaGAATCTGTTAGAATCTGCGTGTAATACTGAAAAATGATACACATGTATCTTTATCATAATTTCAcctttcagggaaaagaaaatcctcaCCATATTGAAGTTCATTTTATACTGCTGCttcttttatattaataatttatgaataccctttgtcaaatgctttacatgccaggctctgtgttcatccaaatatttaaaagatgatCAAGTCATCGTCTCTacaaagcaaagtaaaaatgcattaaaaataataaagttggatGCAAATTCAGGTAACCATACCAAACCCTGTGAAAAGACCATGGTCCATCTTTTGGAGGAACTGTCTAACATGATCTGGTCAATCGCAGTTGTCCTTTTTCTCGGCAATGATACACCAGTTGCCATGATCGTTTCCGGAGCTCAGAACATGCAGCTCCGACACGTTCTCCTTCAGCAGGCTGTAGAGCTCGCCCTCTCGAAACACATGGTAATAGCGCATCAAGGCTCTGGAATCCAAAACGTCGGGCTGTTGTTCTTCGACAGAAATTGTGGCATCTGGGTTGGAATCTGTGGAGTCGACTGCAGAAATCCTTCTCAGTATTTTACTAGAAGGGTTGCCTTCTTCTACATCACCTGCATTCACACGATTCACATTGGTGTTGGTGCTTTCCAGAAAATTCCCATCTCCATTTCTCCTAACTTCTCTTTGCTGGCCTCCACGCAGATGTTTCTTTGTGGCTGGTGCTCTCAGCCACTCCAACTGTTTTTGTGAAGTCTCCACAAACACATCTTCATCTGAAGTTTGCTGTCTTGTTGACAATGGCTCTTGGCGATCTAAGTCTACACTGGAGTGTCTGGAAGGCTGGATCGATATGGTGCTATTGGCCCAAGCCTCTGTAGTCTTCAGGGGCCTCACTCTCTCAACTTGGTTCCTCAGAGTTGATTCATCCAAAGACCTAGAGAAAAACCAGGAACGAAAAGATTTTCCGAATGTGTTATagaatccattttcttcctctccttcctcagagATATTTGTGCAACAGGCTCTGGCCATCATTGGTTCATAGTCCATGCTGTGGGACCGTTTGGAATGACCTTGCTCTTTAAAACAAACAGAGCAGCTACAGACAGAACAAGGAGGATGGTAGGGATGGCTTCTTTCCGGATGTCCACACTGCTGTTTTCTCCCAGGCTGGCTGGAGTCTGAGAAGAGCTGGGAGCATAAGGCCCTGTTCCACGGGACAAGCACATCTTGCTTCTCAAAGTGCCGGTTCTTTTGTTCCATGGCCCAAACATAAATCATCAGCTGGCCTCCAGGAACTAAGATCCTGGCCATTTCTTTTATTGCTCTGATTCTTCTCTGTTTTGTAGAAAAATGATGGatgactgaaaaagaagaaacgaGACTTcaatgtgtatacacatacataaactCTCAAATTTATACGCtagtattttacatataatgCAATTTCATACAATGCAATTTCAACACACAATAAAACCTCTTTATTTCCTACAGGGCAGGGCACATGGTGGGTGTAGCAAAGCCTTGTTTAAGGGGAgatataattcttatctttggCTCCTATACTTCCTACACAATCTTAGGTAATTATGTAACGTATATGGATTTCAAGTTTGTTCATCTATAATACACTTAAATAATGTGGGggcgcctctgtggctcagttggttaagcatccagcttcagctcaggtcatgatctcatggttcgtgggttcaagcccggcgtccgactctgtgctgacagctcagagcccagacagagcctacttcagattctgtgtctccctctctctctgctcctcccctgcttgtgctctgctctttctctctctctctcaaaaataaacattaaaaaatttgtctAAATACATAGATAAATTGTAAGTTCCAAATCCTTCCAGTTCCTGAATCCTATGAATTTGTTAAGTAGAAGGATGACCAATGTGAATTAATGAAATTTTCATGGGAGCACTGTTAGGTAAGTGTTCCCAGTGGAAGACTATGAGATAATTCTTTACTTTAACAAATGATTGGTACTTCTTATGCACCAAAAGATTAACACCACTAATcaatgttaataaaattaatacagcaaatagaagtggagaaaaatgttaaagattGTCTTCTTACTTAGATAATGCAAAGATAAGCCAGCCTAGCAAAAGTCCAAATgattgcttattatttttttaaatattaatataaagtggctgtgggtgtgtttttaaaaatcaacatatagaggtcattgtttttcttccaaTCCCTGCAAAGTTAAAGTGGAATTCAAGTAAGACTGTCTTTATCCAATCTAATGATGAAAATATTAGGCATGTTTTCATCAGTGTGTGGAAAGTGCCAGTCTGAGTTCTGAGAGGAGTCCAATCCCAGTACTATGTCAAGAggaaaaatcagattgtttttccACATGGAGGGGTAAGGCCTACCCCGTGTCTCAGGAAGGAAGTTAGTCCCAAGGGAAGTCTGGACACTACGCTCAGGTATGAGTAGTAAGATGAGAGATAGAGGATAGGAGGGTTCCTGAAACCCTCACCATAGTCCAGCGGCTAGTGGTGGTGTTAGGCAAATAAATCTCTAGTTTACCTGCCACAGAGAGATGGTAAATATCTGAAATGAGATTCTTGTATAGAGAAAGCTGTCAAAGGAAGATCAGTCAACAGGCACACGCGGTCTTGTTACCAATCAGGTTTTCGTCCCCACAGTCTCACACAGCACACATGCCCTGGCATCCGCTGTCCTGCCACGCAGAGGCGTGAGAAGCCAGACGTGCGATGATGCGAAAATGGGTTGGACGAACAGGACGCCAGCGTATTTTATCCTAGATCTGACAGCAACTCACCTTGTGATCTTTGACCAATCACTTGACCTCGTTAGGCCTCAGACTGTTCCTCACTCCAATTCCCAAAGAGCCCcactttttttactgtttgtttattattgacagagagagagaacacgagtagggtaggtgcagagagagagccacagaatccaaagcaggctgtaggttctgagttgtcagcacagagcccaacgcagggcttgaactcaggaactgtgaaatcatgacttgagtccaAGTTGGACGCctgtctgactgagccacccagatgccccaccagAGAGCCCTTTTCAATGGTTAATTTGAAAGCTTACATTTCTAGAGGCAGAGTCTTGGTCACTGAGCTAAAAGGAGGCACAGAGGTCAGGAGAGAGGTAGGATGATCCTAATGTTCATATCTATGACTATTCATGGCCGTGAATATCTCCCATGACTTGCATCTAATCCACTCCAGAATGTCTATGGGTGTATTTTCTACATATGGTCATCCCTTGTTATCTGCAAatttcatatttgcaaattttgCTACTTGACAAAATGTATTTGTAGCCCCCAAAACAGCACTCTCAGTGTTTTCCTGGTCATTTCTTGACATGCTTGTGGTGGCACAGAGCTCCCAATGTGCGTGTTTCCATCTAAGGTTGAGCAAGGTGACCTCTCCTTGCCTGTTTTGGCTTTCTCCCTGTCAACAAGTGTCCTTTGATGGCCTGTTTAGTGCCACGGTCTTTGCATTtggtgctttttgttggtgattttgctgtttaaaatgatCCCTGAGCATAGTGCTTAAATGCTGTGTGGGGTTCCTGAGTGTGAGAAGGCTAGGGTACGTCTTGTTAGATGAGCTTCGTTCGGGCTGTTGCCAGGAgttcaaaattgaataaattgtctttaaacagaaatacatgtaaaataaggTTGTGTACAAATCAGTTGACAAAAAATGCAGCGACGAGAGGCTCACAGGAACTTAGTCCTTTATTTCCCCTGGGAGCAATGCCTCCGTATTCGCTAATTAAGTGTTCGAGGAGACTTCATAGAATATAATTACTGTGAATAATGACAGTTGACTGCGTTCCTTTTGGgggccaaaaaaggaaaaaaaatcattaaaataggaCCACTTTAATATAGTAATCTCTTTTTAGCAGATTCCTATGTCTTCAACATTTTAGAATTCCGGGCTTCaaaagaagtctttttttaaaggaagaaagtcTTTATACATAATAGTTCCTTAAACATCTGTTATGTGATGATTCACTTTAATAGCATAATATCACCCAGGAAATACCTGAAtcttttatattgtttaatatttgtatttaacaTGTAATACTAACTAACTTTTAGgccaattttttttgaaaaaccttaCAAATGAAGATTTcttcattatataaaaatgtattatatatgcatCTGTATATTCTATgtaaaaacattataaatgtaaCCGAAATGGGATGTGAAGATGCATTTTTATGAATTATAAATGTCAGGAAACTatattgagttttttttctttttcttttaatttttttttttaatttacatccaaattagttagcatatagtgcaacaatgatttcaggagcagattccttagtgccccttacccatttagcccatcccccctcccacaacccctccagtaaccctcagttagttctctgtatttaagagtctcttatgttttgtccccctccctgtttttatactatttttgcttcccttcccttatgttcatctgttttgtctcttaaagtcctcatatgagtgaagtcatatgacatttgtctttctctgacaaatttcacttagcataatccctccagttccatccatgtagttgcaaatggcaagatttcattctttttgattgctgagtaatactccattgtgtgtatgtgtgtgtgtgtgtatacacacacacacacacacacacacacacacacacacaccacatcttctttatccattcatccatcaacagacatttgggctctttccatactttggttattgttgatagtgctgctatctgtccctttgaaacagcatatctgtatcccttggataaatacctagtcgtgCAATTACTGGGTGGTAGGgcggttctatttttagttttttgaggaacctccctactgttttccagaatggctgcaccagcttgcattcccagagactatattaagtttttaaaggctaaaaaaaagaatccccttttgtttaaaaagcataatcacaacttaaaggcaaaaatagtatgcaataggggcacctgggtggctcagtcggttaagtatctgactcttgatctcggctcaggtcatgatctcacagttcgtgagttcaggctttgtgctgtgtgctgacagcacagagactgtttaggattctgtctctccctctctgtgccccttccctgcttgctctctctctccctctctctctctctctctctctctctctcaaaataaataaataaacaaacaaacaaacttaaaaaaatactggtcAATATATGTATACTATAGCCACATGTTCCTGCTGAGACCCCAGAAAATAGGTAGGTTGAATTCAAGTACTGGATTCTAGAATTCGATGGGAAGTTACAGAAGATCATCTTTAAAGTCTTGTTAATTCTTGATATTTTATGATGTGCTGTCATTTGACTTTTCCAATGTGCAGGTCTCCTTTAACTGAAAGCGTAAAGCAGAGTTTTGCAACCTCAACACTACTGACATTGTgggctagataattctttgttgcagGGGGCCAGCCACTAGATGACAGGAGGTTGTACACACATCCAGTTGAGCCAGcgaaaaatgtctccagacattgacaAGTGTCCCCCAAGGGTGAAAGGGGCACCATAACCCCATGCCGAGAATGACTGGCATAAAATAAGTAGTCGATTGGCACTGTTGTAATATATTGCTAAATTTTGTTAGAATTGTCAAGCTGTTCTCAAACTAAGTGGAAAGAGTGTTTCtttctccaagctgtcagaaaaACATGTGGAATGTATAATTAGATACAGT
Coding sequences:
- the TRMT9B gene encoding probable tRNA methyltransferase 9B isoform X1 — its product is MDHEAAQLEKQHVHDVYEGTAPYFNDLQSKAWPRVRQFLQEQKPGSLIADIGCGTGKYLKVNSQVYTLGCDYCGPLVEIARSRGCEVMVCDNLHLPFRDQGFDAIISIGVIHHFSTKQRRIRAIKEMARILVPGGQLMIYVWAMEQKNRHFEKQDVLVPWNRALCSQLFSDSSQPGRKQQCGHPERSHPYHPPCSVCSCSVCFKEQGHSKRSHSMDYEPMMARACCTNISEEGEEENGFYNTFGKSFRSWFFSRSLDESTLRNQVERVRPLKTTEAWANSTISIQPSRHSSVDLDRQEPLSTRQQTSDEDVFVETSQKQLEWLRAPATKKHLRGGQQREVRRNGDGNFLESTNTNVNRVNAGDVEEGNPSSKILRRISAVDSTDSNPDATISVEEQQPDVLDSRALMRYYHVFREGELYSLLKENVSELHVLSSGNDHGNWCIIAEKKDNCD
- the TRMT9B gene encoding probable tRNA methyltransferase 9B isoform X2, whose product is MARILVPGGQLMIYVWAMEQKNRHFEKQDVLVPWNRALCSQLFSDSSQPGRKQQCGHPERSHPYHPPCSVCSCSVCFKEQGHSKRSHSMDYEPMMARACCTNISEEGEEENGFYNTFGKSFRSWFFSRSLDESTLRNQVERVRPLKTTEAWANSTISIQPSRHSSVDLDRQEPLSTRQQTSDEDVFVETSQKQLEWLRAPATKKHLRGGQQREVRRNGDGNFLESTNTNVNRVNAGDVEEGNPSSKILRRISAVDSTDSNPDATISVEEQQPDVLDSRALMRYYHVFREGELYSLLKENVSELHVLSSGNDHGNWCIIAEKKDNCD